The DNA window CCGACGTTGTGCGCGATGGGCCAGTCGGTCAGTTGCCCCTTCTGGATCAGGCGGTCGCAGAAATCATGCAGCGCCGCGTGCCCCGCCAGGATGCTGGCCACGCGCGTGCCGCCGTCCGCGACCAGTACGTCGCAGTCCACGTACAGCGTCTGGTTCCGGAAGTGCCGCAGGTCCATGCTGGCCCGCAGCGCCCGCCCCAGCAGCCGCTGAATCTCGTAACGGCGGCCGTCCTGCAGGTTGCGTTCGCGGGCCTGACGGTCGGTGGTGGCGCGCGGCAGCATGGAGTACTCGGCGGTCAGCCAGCCTTCCTTGCTGCCCCGCATGTGCGGCGCGGCCTTGTCCTGAATGCTGACGGTCGCCATGATCTCGGTGCGGCCCATGATCAGGTGCGCGCTGCCCGGCGCGTGCGGGTTCACGCCGCGCTTGACGGTCAGCGGGCGCGGCTCCAGAAGGGTGCGGCCCTCACGGACCGGGAGGGGCTGGGGAGTGCTGCCTTTGATGGGTGTGCTCATGTCTGGATGGACTCAATTCTGGGCAGCGGGGCCGCCCGGTTGGATTGACCGTCAGTATAGGCCCCGCCGCCCGGCCCCATGCCCCCGGCCGTCATTCCACCAGCGGTCATTCCATCGGCCGCCATTCCACCGGCTGTCATCCCCCCGGCGGCCAGCAGGGCCGCCATGACTGGCGCGGCCCGCGCGGCGTCCCCCGTCACCAGGAAGTGCTCCTGACCGCCCGACTCCCGCCCGGATAGCAACCCACGTTCGGTCAGCACGCGCCGCGTGTGCCGCGCCACTGCCGGGCCGCTGTCCAGCAGCGTGAACGTGTCCCCGAACTCGGCGCGGATACTGCCCGCCAGGAACGGGTAGTGCGTGCAGCCCAGCACCAGCCCGTCGGCCCCCGCCTGTGCCAGCGGTGTCAGGATCTCGCGCAGCACCTCGCGCGCCCGCGCCGAGTCCGCCTGCCCCGCCTCGACCAGCGGCACCAGCTCGGTACTCACGGCCCGCATGACCCGCACGCCCGCCGGGTCCGCGAACTCACGGATCACGTCGGCCAGCAGCGTGCCGCGCAGCGTACCCGGCGTGGCCAGCACGCCCACCACGCCCGAACGGGTCGAGAGGACCGCCGGTTTCACGGCCGGGACCAGCCCGATGATCGGCATCTCGAAACGCGACCGCAGGTGCCCCAGACTGAACGCCGACGCCGTGTTGCACGCCACGACCACGCCCTTGACACCCCGCGCGTGCAGCGCCGAGACCGCCCGGTCCGTCAGGTCCCGGATCTCGTCGTCCGGCCGCGCCCCGTACGGCACGTGCGCCGTATCGGCCAGGTACAGCAGGTCCTCGCCCGGCAGCGCCCGGCGCAGGTCCGCCAGGACGCTCAGGCCCCCCACGCCACTGTCGAACACGCCAAGCGGTGCGTCACTCATCGCGCCTGATGATACGGGGCCGCGCCCATTACCGTTCTGCCAGGGCCTCCCGCAGCGTGTCGCCCAGCGCCCGGATGCCCTGCGTGATCTGCTCGGGCGTGGCGTTGCTGTAACTGAGGCGCATGGTGTTCTGGCCGCCGCCCAGCGCGTAGAAGGGACTGCCCGGCACGTACGCGACCTTGCGTTCCACCGCGCGGGGCAGCAGCGCCTGCGTGTCCACGCCGTCCGGGAGGGTCAGCCACAGGAACATGCCGCCCTGCGGGGTGGTGTAGTCCACGCCGTCCGGGAAGTCCGCGCGGATGCGGTCCAGCATCAGGCGGGCGCGTTCGCCGTACGCCTGCCGGACCCGTTCGATCTGGCGGGGCAGCACGTCCTGCACGAGTTCCGTGACGATCATCTGGTTCAGGGTGGGGGTGTGCAGGTCCGCGCCCTGCTTCGCCTGAATCAGCTTGGCGATGATGGGCGCGGCGGCCTGCACCCACGCGTCCCGCAGCCCCGGCACCAGCGTCTTGCTGAACGAACTGGAGTAGATCACGTGGTTGCGGTCCGGGTCGCCGTGCAGTTCCAGGCCCAGGCTGTACAGGCTGGGGGCCGGTTCGCCGGTAAAGCGCAGCGCGCCGTACGGGTCGTCCTCGAGCAGCAGCACGCCGTGCTGCGCGGTCAGTTCCACCAGTCGGCGGCGTCGCGCGGCGCTCAGGGTGCGCCCGGTCGGGTTCTGAAAGTTCGGCACGGCGTACAGCAACTTGGCGTTCAGACCCGGCAGCAGGGCCTCCAGGGCGTCCACGTCGATGCCTTCCTCGTCGGTGGGCACCTGCACGTAGCGCGGGCCGTACGGCTGGAACGACTGCAGCGCACCCAGGTACGTGGGCGCCTCGACCAGCACCACGTCCCCCTCGTCGATCAGGACCTTGCCCAGCAGGTCCAGCCCCTGCTGGCTGCCGGTCACGATCTGCACGTTGCCCGCCGGGATGCCCGCCTGCGCGCCGATCCACTCACGCAGCGGCGGGTGCCCCTCGGTGGTCGAGTACTGCAACGACGCCGGGCCGTAACGGTCCAGCGCGGCCAGCGTGGCGTCCCTGACCTCCTGCATCGGGAACAGCTCCGGGGCGGGCAGACCACCGGCGAAACTGATCACGTCCGGCCGCTGCGTGATCTTCAGGATCTCGCGGATGGCGCTGGCGTTCATGCTCTGCGCGCGGCGCGACAGCGTGCCGGTCAGGTCGAAAGCTGCGGGGGAGAGGGGACTGGTCATGCCCGCCATGCTACGCCCAGCCCCGCGCCACTGCCGACCTGTCTATTGTTCCCGGCCCAGACATGTGGATGGCCACGTCCGTTCCACGGTTCCGGCGGGTAGAGTGAAAGGCGACTGTAAGGAGGTCTTCTCATGCTCGTTACCGGTAATGACATTCTGGTTCCCGCCCGCGCCGGCAAGTACGGCGTCGGTTCGTTCAACACCAACAACATGGAGATCACCCAGGCGATCATCCACACCGCCGAGCGGCTGCGCAGCCCCGTCATGGTGCAGATGAGCGAGGGCGCCATCAAGTACGGTGGCCAGGACCTCGCCAACATCGTCATTGACCTCGCCAAGCGCGCCACCGTGCCCGTCGCGCTGCACCTCGACCACGGCAGCAGCTACGAGAGCGCCCTGAAAGCCATCAAGATGGGCTTCACCAGCGTCATGATCGACGCCTCGCACCACGACTTCGCCGGGAACGTCAAGGAAACCAAACGCGTCGTGGAAGCCGCGCACGCCATGGGCATCAGCGTGGAAAGTGAACTCGGTCGCCTCGGGGGCATTGAGGAGCACATCGTCGTGGACGAGAAAGATGCCTTCCTGACCGACCCCGAGGAAGCCGTGCAGTTCATCGAGCAGACCGGCACCGACTACCTCGCCATCGCCATCGGCACCAGCCACGGCGCGTTCAAGGGCAAGGGCCGCCCCTACATCGACCACGCCCGCATCGAGAAGATCGCCAGCCTGACCGGCATTCCCCTCGTTGCGCACGGCAGCAGCGGCGTGCCGCAGGAAATCGTCGAGCGCTTCCGCAAGGCCGGCGGCGAGATCGGCGACGCGGCCGGCATCGCCGACGAGGACCTGCAGCGCGCCACGCAGTTCGGCATCGCCAAGGTGAACGTCGACACCGACCTGCGCCTCGCCAGCACCGTCGGCATCCGCGAGGCCCTGGCCGCCAACGCCAAGGAATTCGACCCCCGCAAGATCTTCGGCCCGGCCCGCGACGTCATGGCCCAGGTCATCGAGCACAAACTCGGCGTGCTCGGCAGCGTCGGCAAGGCCTGATCCTTCCCCATCCCACGCAGCAGAGGCGGCCCCGTGTCGCCTCTGTTTCCATTTCCCCCTGTCGCTCCCTGCCCTGTGCCCGGTCTGCCCATCCCCCCACCCCCCCGGCAAGCTGACGGTCAACTGACGTCCGGTTCAGAAAACTCGGCCTGTGCAGCGGGGAATTCTCACCATGGCGCACTATGCTCGCCAGTGCATGAAGGTGCTCTCGCCTCTCCCCGCCCTGGTACTGACGCTCGGCCTGCTGACGACCGGGCAGGGCAGCGGCACAGCCGCCCCGCCCGCCCTTCCGGCCGGGTGGCAACCCCGACTGGCCGCGCTGCTCCCGGTGACCGCGCAGAACGTCACGCTGCTCGAACGCCGCCCCAGCATCTCCACGGTGGACCTGCAACTGCGGGTCGCCAGCGTGGGCGGCAACCCCCAGGCACTGCAACAGGTGATCGTCAGCGCGGCGCGCGGCGTGCAGCCCACCTACGACGAGCGGCTGGGCATCTCCCGCGACGAATTCAAACGGTACCTGGTGTTCCAGGAAGTACTCGCCTCGACCGGCAAGACCTTCCGGCTGGCCGTAACCCGCACCGCCAACCAGGTTACGTTCGGGGACGGCCCCAACATGGACGGCGTGCTGCGCGGCGTGACCATCGACCTGAAAACCGGCGAGATGCGCGGCCCGGAAGGCTTCACCGCCCGGCCGACCGCCGTGCCCCCCAGCGACAACCCGGACCGTGGCCTGGAAGTCCGCAGCGGCTTCCAGTGGCGGATGGTGGGCAGCAACGCCACCACCGGCTACGGCGTGCGCGGCACCCTCAGCCTGCTGCAACTGGCCGGGGGGCGCACCGTCCTCAGTTATACCCGCACCAGCATGATCCGCCGCGTACCCGACACCGGCGAACTGATCGTCGAGTACACCCGCTGACCGGCCATGCTGACCGCCCCACTGACTCGGGTTCCGTTTGTTTCGTTAACAATCCGGAACAGCACCGCCCCTGCCAACTCCACGTCCGGAACCCGCTTTGCTCCTCCTCTGCGGGGCAGCTCTACGGGTCGCATCCGCTCGTATTGAATGGGCTGCAAAGACCATTCAATCGGAGTCCGTATGACTCGGGTCTGACGGCACGTCAAGGTGTCCTCATGTTCCATTCAGGGCACGTCACGCACCGGCGCATACGCTGAGCCTCATGAAGAAGCGTAACCTCCTGATGCTCGGCGCCGCCCTGACCCTGGGCGGCCTGAGTCAAGCCGACGCCGGTCAACTCTCCCCGAGCCTTCTGGCGCGCGCGCAGAAAGGTGATCAGACCAAGGTGGGCGTGATCGTCCGCTTCAAATTTGCCAACGACGCCAGGGGCAGAGCGCAGTTGAAGAATCTGCGTGTCCAGCTGAACAGTCGCCTGAGCGCCCTCGGGGCCAGCTCGGGATTCGTCAAGCAGGCGCTGGCCTCCGGACAGGCCACATCACTCTGGCTGGACCAGAGTATCTACCTGCCGCTGTCACCGGTCGAGGCCCGCGCCCTGGCACTCCTGCCGTTCGTGTCGGACGTGTTCGAGAACTTCAAGGTGCAGATTCCCAAACCGCAGCGCGCCGTCGCCCTGAGTGCCGCCGCCGCCGCGCCCGGCGAGGCGTGGCACCTCGACAAGATCGGCGCGCCGCAGGCCTGGGCCGCCGGATTCAAGGGGCAGGGCATCAAGATCGGGCACCTGGACAGCGGCATCGACGCGAACCACCCGCAGCTGAAAGGCAAGGTCGTGGCCTTCGCGGAATTCGACGCTGACGGCAACCGCGTGAACAGCCAGCCGCACGACACCACCAATCACGGCACGCACACCGCGGGACTGCTGGCGGGCAGCACGGTCGGCGTGGCGCCCAGCGCGCAGATCATCAGCGCGCTGGTCCTGCCGAACAACGAGGGCACCTTCGCAGAGGTGATTGCCGGGATGCAGTACGTGCTGGACCCGGACAACAACGCCGACACCGACGACGGCGCCGACATCGTGAACATGAGTCTGGGCATTCCCGGCACCTTCGACGAGTTCATCGTGCCGGTGCAGAACATGCTCAAGGCGGGCGTGGTGCCCATGTTCGCCATCGGGAACTTCGGCCCGACCTCGGCCAGCACCGGCAGCCCCGGTAACCTGCCGGACGCGATCGGCGTGGGCGCCGTGGACAGGAACGGGCAGGTGGCGAGCTTCAGCAGCCGCGGTCCGGTCAACTGGAACAGCACCATCAAGGGCGTGTTCGTGAAACCCGATATCGCCGCGCCCGGCGTGGAGATCACCAGCGCCTTCCCGAACGGCCAGTACGGGGCGCTCAGCGGTTCCTCGCAGGCCAGCCCCATCGCGGCGGGCGCGGCGGCCCTGCTGCTGTCCGCCAAGCCCGGTACCAGCGTGGACGGCATCAAGAACGCCCTATACACCAGCGCCAGCAACGCGGGCAGCAAGAACAACAATGTGGGCTTCGGCCTGATCAGCGTGCCGGGCGCGCTGGGCAAACTGGGCGTGAAGCTGGGTGCCCCGGCACCTGCTCCGGCGCCCACCCCGACTCCCAAGCCCACCCCTACACCCACGCCAACTCCCACGCCTACCCCGACTCCCAAGCCCACCCCCACGCCGACCCCTACACCCACGCCAACCCCCAAACCGGCGCCCACCCCGACCCCGGCGCCCGCACCGGCCCCGACTGGCCCGGCCGGGTACAGCCTCTGCGCGCTGGAAGGCAGCAAGTGCGACTTCAGCGGCCAGAAGGACGCCGCGTTCGGCACGGCCGGCAAGTACCTGACCGGCATCGGCACCGACGGCTTCAACTGCACCGTGTCCGAATGGGGCCGCGACCCGGCGCCCGGCCTGAAGAAAGGCTGCTTCATCAAGGACCGTCCCGGCGCGGCGCCTGCCCCTGCACCCACCCCGGCGCCCAAGCCCACCCCGGCCCCCACGCCCGCTCCGACGCCCCCGGCAGCCAGCAAGAAACCCCGCGTGCTGCTGGTCGACGATGACATGGGCCAGGGTGCCGACGTGACGGCCGCGCTGCGCGACGCCATCAAGGCCAACGCGGTCAGCGGCGGGGCGTTCGTGTGGAACACCCAGTCGCAGGGCGCCGTGCCCCTGAGCGAGATGAAACGCGCCGATATCGTCGTGTGGGCGACCGGTGAGCAGTACCAGAACACCATCACGCCCGCCGATCAGAACACCCTGAACCAGTACGTGGCGGGCGGCGGGAACCTCCTGATCACCGGGCAGGACATCGGGTACGACGTCGGCACCAGCGCCTTCTACACCGGCACCCTGAAAACCCGCTTCGTGGCGGACAGCAGCGGCAACACCAAGTTCGTGACCGGCGGCGCGTTCGGCAGCACGGCCTTTACCCTGAACGCGTCGGGCAGCGCCGCCAACCAGTACTACCCGGACGTGATCGCCGACATGGGCGGCAGCGCCACCGTCGCCAGCTGGGGCAGCGCGAACGCCACCGCCGGGACCATCACGGCGCAGAGCATCCGCGTGGACCCCAACAAGACCCGCGCCGCGCAGAAGGTGCAGGACCCGCGCGGTCTGGTCGAGCGTCTGGCTGCCAACATCCTGGGCGGCGTGCTGAACCAGATTCTGGGCGGCAACACCCAGGCGCAGAGCCAGAACCGCCCGCGCGTGAGCGCCCAGTCGGCCGGTGAGAACGCCGGAGCGATCGTCGCGAACGACGCCGGGAAGTACCGCACCGTCACCATGGGCTTCGGTATGGAAGGCCTCACGCCCAACAGCCGCAACATCCTGATGAAGACCACCTTCGACTGGCTGATGAAGTAATACGGACTCCGATTGAATGTGCGGCAAAGCCCATTCAATCCGAGCGAAGCGAGTGGGAGAGGACGCGGGCTGCCGGACGTGGAGCCGACAGACCCGGTGAAGTTCCGGGTTATTGGCGAAACAGACGGCAGTCCGTATAACCGCCAGTCGGCCGGGGGGGCGGGGCGCTGATCCGGGCGGCCCGCCCCCCTGTTCATGCCGGGCGGCGCGGCCCAACGTTCCTTGGGGGGATTCCCACCTGCCGGCCGGGACCACTTTATAGGGTGAGGGCATGACCACTCTGACGGACATCATGACCAGCGAACTGACGACCGTGGACCGCGGCGCGACCCTGAAAGAGGTGGCGCTGCTGATGCGCGAGCAGGACATCGGGAACGTCCTGATCATGGACGGCGATACCCTGGTGGGCATCATCACCGACCGGGACATCGTGATCCGCGCCGTCGCGTACGGGCACGACCTGGGCACCGCCGCCAGCGACTACGCCACCGGCGAGGTGTTCAGCATGGACGCCGCGACCACCGTGGCCGAGGCCGCCGCCGAGATGGCCGCGCGGCAGCTGCGCCGCCTCCCGGTCACGCGTGACGGTCAGGTGGTGGGAATCGTGAGCCTCGCGGACCTCGCCACGCGCGCCCGGACCGGCGCGGACGAGCAGGCGCTCCAGGGCATCAGCCAGCCGACCATCTGAACGCCGCACCCGCGGGAGGGGCACGCCGGGTGGTGGCGCGCCCCTTTACTGTTCCTTGACTGGCGCGGGCACCCTTGACCTCGCGCGCACTCGAAGGCCTACGGTGGGGACATGACTCCGATCAAGAGCCCCCTGGCCCCCCGCGCCGACGCGACCGACCTCCTGAAAGACACCGACCTGACCGGCCAGACGGCCGTCGTGACCGGCGGGGCCTCCGGGCTGGGCACCGAGACGGTGCGCGCCCTCCTGAGCGCCGGGGCGCGCGTGATCCTGCCTGTCCGCGACACGGCGCGCGGCGAGGAAGTCGCCCGTGACCTCGCACGGGCCACCGGCAACGACGACGTGCATGTCGTGCATCTGGACCTGTCCTCGCTCGCGTCGGTGCGGCAGGCGGCGGCGGCGATCCTGGCTGCCGCGCCCCGCATTCACATGCTGATCAACAACGCGGGCGTCATGGCCACCCCGCAGGGACACACGGCCGACGGTTTCGAGACGCAGTTCGGCACGAATCACCTGGGGCACTTCCAGCTGACCCGCCTGCTGATGCCCGCGCTGCTGGCCGCCGCGCCCGCCCGCGTGGTGGCACTCAGCAGCAGCGCCCACCGCCTGAGCGACATCCGCTGGGACGACATGAACTTTCAGAGCACCCCCTACGATCCCTGGCAGGCGTACGGGCAGAGCAAGACCGCCAACGCCCTGTTCGCCGTGGAACTGAACCGCCGCTACGCCGCCCAGGGCGTCACCGCGAACGCCGTGCACCCCGGCGGGATCATGACCGGCTTGCAGAAGCACATGCCCGAAGGCGAGGCGCAGCGCCGCGGCTGGATCGACGAGAACGGCGTGCCCAACCCCGCCTTCAAGACGCCCGCACAGGGGGCCAGCACCAGCATCTGGGCCGCCACCGCGCCCGAACTGGACGGCGTGGGCGGCCTGTTCCTGGAGGACCTGCAGCAGAGCACCCCGCTGGACGAGGCCAGCCCCAACCCCCTGTTCGGGTACAAGCCCCACGCGTTGAATGCCGACAGTGCCCGCCGCCTGTGGACACTCAGCGAGCAGATGATCGACCAGACCGGGCAGTAACCCTGGAACACAGGAAGCCGCCCGGTTCATCAGCTCCGGGGGGCTTCGCATAGGGGACTGCACTGATAGGGGGCTGCACTGAATTCAAGTCATTCCGGGCCGCCCGGTGGCCCCCTCACCCTTCCGTCGCTCCGCTCCTCCCTCCCTCTCCCGCAAGGGGAGAGGGCAAACGGCCAGCAGTCACGTGCGCAGGGAGTCGGGCTCATCCCGTATCCGTTCAGGATTTACCCCAGGTCGCGCAGCCTTCGGTACAGTTCCTTCTGCTCGTCGCTGAGGGCAGCGGGCACCGTGACGTTCAGGCGCACGTACAGATCGCCGCGCGTGCCGTCCTTCTTCGGCCAGCCCTGCCCGCGCAGGCGCATGCGCCGCCCGCCGCTGCTGCCGGGGGGGACGCTCAGGTTGCCCTTGCCGCTCAGGGTCTGCACGGTCACGTCGCCGCCCAGCGCCGCGAGCGGGGCCGGCACGTCCACGCTGGTGGTCAGGTGGTCGCCGTCCAGTTCAAAGCGGGCGTCTTCCAGCACGCGGATGGTCAGCAGCACGTCGCCGCCGCCCGGTCCCTGTCCGGCCAGTCGCAGGCGCGCGCCGTCGCGCGTTCCGGCGGGCACGCGCAGGCTCAGGCGTTTGCCGTCCACGTTGATGACCTCGTCCGAACCGCTGAACGCCTCGGCCAGCGTGACCTGCAACTCGCCTTCCACGTTCTGCACGAAGCGGCGCCCGCCGCCCATCCCGCCGCCGCCCAGCAGGTCTTCCAGGTTGACCTGCGCGCCGCCCGGGAATCCCTGGCCTGCGCCGCCGCGCCGCCCGGTCTGC is part of the Deinococcus seoulensis genome and encodes:
- a CDS encoding S8 family peptidase; its protein translation is MKKRNLLMLGAALTLGGLSQADAGQLSPSLLARAQKGDQTKVGVIVRFKFANDARGRAQLKNLRVQLNSRLSALGASSGFVKQALASGQATSLWLDQSIYLPLSPVEARALALLPFVSDVFENFKVQIPKPQRAVALSAAAAAPGEAWHLDKIGAPQAWAAGFKGQGIKIGHLDSGIDANHPQLKGKVVAFAEFDADGNRVNSQPHDTTNHGTHTAGLLAGSTVGVAPSAQIISALVLPNNEGTFAEVIAGMQYVLDPDNNADTDDGADIVNMSLGIPGTFDEFIVPVQNMLKAGVVPMFAIGNFGPTSASTGSPGNLPDAIGVGAVDRNGQVASFSSRGPVNWNSTIKGVFVKPDIAAPGVEITSAFPNGQYGALSGSSQASPIAAGAAALLLSAKPGTSVDGIKNALYTSASNAGSKNNNVGFGLISVPGALGKLGVKLGAPAPAPAPTPTPKPTPTPTPTPTPTPTPKPTPTPTPTPTPTPKPAPTPTPAPAPAPTGPAGYSLCALEGSKCDFSGQKDAAFGTAGKYLTGIGTDGFNCTVSEWGRDPAPGLKKGCFIKDRPGAAPAPAPTPAPKPTPAPTPAPTPPAASKKPRVLLVDDDMGQGADVTAALRDAIKANAVSGGAFVWNTQSQGAVPLSEMKRADIVVWATGEQYQNTITPADQNTLNQYVAGGGNLLITGQDIGYDVGTSAFYTGTLKTRFVADSSGNTKFVTGGAFGSTAFTLNASGSAANQYYPDVIADMGGSATVASWGSANATAGTITAQSIRVDPNKTRAAQKVQDPRGLVERLAANILGGVLNQILGGNTQAQSQNRPRVSAQSAGENAGAIVANDAGKYRTVTMGFGMEGLTPNSRNILMKTTFDWLMK
- the rph gene encoding ribonuclease PH, coding for MSTPIKGSTPQPLPVREGRTLLEPRPLTVKRGVNPHAPGSAHLIMGRTEIMATVSIQDKAAPHMRGSKEGWLTAEYSMLPRATTDRQARERNLQDGRRYEIQRLLGRALRASMDLRHFRNQTLYVDCDVLVADGGTRVASILAGHAALHDFCDRLIQKGQLTDWPIAHNVGAISVGLLRDEVRVDLDYAEDRVARADLNVVATDTGLIIEVQGGAEDGALTQEEYVRLLSTGAFAVQGVMADLTRQLSVIQGM
- a CDS encoding CBS domain-containing protein, whose amino-acid sequence is MTTLTDIMTSELTTVDRGATLKEVALLMREQDIGNVLIMDGDTLVGIITDRDIVIRAVAYGHDLGTAASDYATGEVFSMDAATTVAEAAAEMAARQLRRLPVTRDGQVVGIVSLADLATRARTGADEQALQGISQPTI
- the murI gene encoding glutamate racemase, with the translated sequence MSDAPLGVFDSGVGGLSVLADLRRALPGEDLLYLADTAHVPYGARPDDEIRDLTDRAVSALHARGVKGVVVACNTASAFSLGHLRSRFEMPIIGLVPAVKPAVLSTRSGVVGVLATPGTLRGTLLADVIREFADPAGVRVMRAVSTELVPLVEAGQADSARAREVLREILTPLAQAGADGLVLGCTHYPFLAGSIRAEFGDTFTLLDSGPAVARHTRRVLTERGLLSGRESGGQEHFLVTGDAARAAPVMAALLAAGGMTAGGMAADGMTAGGMTAGGMGPGGGAYTDGQSNRAAPLPRIESIQT
- the fba gene encoding class II fructose-1,6-bisphosphate aldolase; the encoded protein is MLVTGNDILVPARAGKYGVGSFNTNNMEITQAIIHTAERLRSPVMVQMSEGAIKYGGQDLANIVIDLAKRATVPVALHLDHGSSYESALKAIKMGFTSVMIDASHHDFAGNVKETKRVVEAAHAMGISVESELGRLGGIEEHIVVDEKDAFLTDPEEAVQFIEQTGTDYLAIAIGTSHGAFKGKGRPYIDHARIEKIASLTGIPLVAHGSSGVPQEIVERFRKAGGEIGDAAGIADEDLQRATQFGIAKVNVDTDLRLASTVGIREALAANAKEFDPRKIFGPARDVMAQVIEHKLGVLGSVGKA
- a CDS encoding DnaJ C-terminal domain-containing protein; translated protein: MAYKDYYDVLGVSRGASEADIKSAYRKLAKQYHPDKNAGDEKAAERFKEIGEAYAVLSDPEKRQVFDQFGHTGQVPPGYGGPGAGGGFQGGDFSGFDPGQFSDFFQGLFGQTGRRGGAGQGFPGGAQVNLEDLLGGGGMGGGRRFVQNVEGELQVTLAEAFSGSDEVINVDGKRLSLRVPAGTRDGARLRLAGQGPGGGDVLLTIRVLEDARFELDGDHLTTSVDVPAPLAALGGDVTVQTLSGKGNLSVPPGSSGGRRMRLRGQGWPKKDGTRGDLYVRLNVTVPAALSDEQKELYRRLRDLG
- a CDS encoding aminotransferase-like domain-containing protein, translated to MAGMTSPLSPAAFDLTGTLSRRAQSMNASAIREILKITQRPDVISFAGGLPAPELFPMQEVRDATLAALDRYGPASLQYSTTEGHPPLREWIGAQAGIPAGNVQIVTGSQQGLDLLGKVLIDEGDVVLVEAPTYLGALQSFQPYGPRYVQVPTDEEGIDVDALEALLPGLNAKLLYAVPNFQNPTGRTLSAARRRRLVELTAQHGVLLLEDDPYGALRFTGEPAPSLYSLGLELHGDPDRNHVIYSSSFSKTLVPGLRDAWVQAAAPIIAKLIQAKQGADLHTPTLNQMIVTELVQDVLPRQIERVRQAYGERARLMLDRIRADFPDGVDYTTPQGGMFLWLTLPDGVDTQALLPRAVERKVAYVPGSPFYALGGGQNTMRLSYSNATPEQITQGIRALGDTLREALAER
- a CDS encoding oxidoreductase, with protein sequence MTPIKSPLAPRADATDLLKDTDLTGQTAVVTGGASGLGTETVRALLSAGARVILPVRDTARGEEVARDLARATGNDDVHVVHLDLSSLASVRQAAAAILAAAPRIHMLINNAGVMATPQGHTADGFETQFGTNHLGHFQLTRLLMPALLAAAPARVVALSSSAHRLSDIRWDDMNFQSTPYDPWQAYGQSKTANALFAVELNRRYAAQGVTANAVHPGGIMTGLQKHMPEGEAQRRGWIDENGVPNPAFKTPAQGASTSIWAATAPELDGVGGLFLEDLQQSTPLDEASPNPLFGYKPHALNADSARRLWTLSEQMIDQTGQ